In Candidatus Eisenbacteria bacterium, one DNA window encodes the following:
- a CDS encoding ferredoxin: protein MPKPPCITYARGNGGGEEVAPSAEAVSKGRVEMAKVPDFYVDPDLCTECNDCIKAMPGVFRKVEDEEVAEVYNADLDESHLTELQKVMTECPGHAILWRK from the coding sequence ATGCCCAAGCCTCCCTGCATAACTTATGCGAGGGGAAATGGTGGTGGTGAGGAAGTGGCTCCATCTGCGGAGGCAGTTTCCAAAGGGAGAGTCGAGATGGCCAAAGTCCCTGATTTCTACGTAGACCCGGACCTTTGCACCGAATGCAACGACTGCATCAAGGCCATGCCGGGGGTCTTCCGGAAGGTCGAAGACGAGGAGGTCGCGGAGGTCTACAACGCCGACCTGGACGAGTCTCACCTGACAGAATTGCAGAAGGTGATGACAGAGTGTCCGGGTCACGCGATCCTGTGGCGAAAGTGA
- a CDS encoding FAD:protein FMN transferase has product MPGRFRDLRVLSPDAPAPGFSRRRFLAGLGVIAAGALCGPFLSRVRIGPITSVEVERRGLGTWIRIIARDDDPAMAERAVARAYAAIDLVDRQMSVHRVDSQLSRVNRAAGIEAIAVDDAVLEVVTRARGRAERAGGVYDPTVLPLMRLYGFYGATRERCPGSREIGRTLDAVGWRHVLVDRAAGTLGLARRGAGLDLGSIGKGWAVDQAVAALRAEGITSGLVDVGRNVYGLGTPGGRTEGWPVGAVHPVSGAIDRVFTLRDQAVATSGNTEQHHLVGGVRVGHLLDARRGRPANGPLSATVLARSGTDADGTSTVAFLLGAEAVRAWPEPLAVHVIG; this is encoded by the coding sequence ATGCCGGGCCGGTTCCGCGATCTGCGGGTTCTGTCTCCCGATGCTCCCGCGCCGGGGTTCAGCCGCCGGCGTTTCCTCGCTGGCCTCGGGGTGATTGCGGCTGGCGCGCTGTGCGGGCCCTTCCTCTCGCGCGTGCGTATCGGTCCGATCACCAGCGTCGAGGTGGAGCGTCGCGGCCTCGGCACCTGGATCCGCATCATCGCTCGCGACGACGATCCCGCGATGGCCGAGCGCGCCGTCGCCCGTGCTTACGCGGCGATCGATCTCGTGGATCGGCAGATGAGCGTGCACCGCGTCGACAGCCAGCTTTCCAGAGTCAACCGCGCGGCCGGCATCGAAGCGATCGCCGTGGACGATGCGGTGCTCGAGGTGGTCACTCGTGCGCGCGGGCGCGCCGAGCGCGCCGGGGGCGTCTACGACCCGACCGTGCTGCCGCTCATGCGCCTGTACGGATTCTATGGCGCGACGCGCGAGCGCTGCCCTGGCAGCCGTGAGATCGGGCGGACCCTCGACGCGGTCGGCTGGCGGCACGTGCTCGTCGACCGTGCCGCGGGCACACTCGGGCTCGCGCGCCGCGGCGCCGGCCTCGACCTGGGTTCGATCGGCAAGGGCTGGGCGGTGGACCAGGCGGTGGCGGCCCTCCGCGCCGAGGGCATTACCTCGGGCCTGGTCGACGTGGGGCGCAACGTCTACGGCCTGGGCACACCGGGCGGGCGCACGGAGGGCTGGCCGGTGGGCGCCGTTCACCCGGTGAGCGGAGCCATCGATCGAGTCTTCACGTTGCGCGATCAGGCGGTCGCCACCAGCGGCAACACCGAGCAGCACCACCTCGTGGGTGGCGTGCGGGTCGGCCACCTGCTCGACGCGCGGCGTGGGCGGCCGGCCAACGGCCCGCTCAGCGCCACGGTTCTCGCGCGCTCCGGCACCGATGCCGACGGGACCTCGACGGTTGCTTTCCTGCTGGGCGCAGAAGCCGTCCGCGCCTGGCCCGAGCCACTTGCCGTGCACGTGATCGGCTGA
- the rsxC gene encoding electron transport complex subunit RsxC, with translation MPTTVLRELHTFGRGGIHPDPHKQATSWRPIESPPPAAEVRLPLLQHIGAAAEPLVKKGDRVRRGQKIAEAVDSGAPLHATISGKVKPIEKHPHPTLAMAPAIVIARTDDAEAELEFPEDSDWRTCPPMESLARIREAGIVGLGGAAFPTWRKLTLPPGTKVDTLIANGAECEPYLTADLRVMVEHAGEVVEGALLMARIVGAARVLFGVEADKPLAIQAIQQALVERRSEIPARVVPCETRYPQGAERQLVAAVTGRIVPSRGLPTAVGVLVQNVATAVAVHDAVRFRRPLLDRVLTVTGPGVVTPRNLRVPIGTLLGEVLASCGGMTEGANRIVAGGPMMGRTLPRLDVPVTKGMNGLVVLEGRGPLIDGYGPCIHCGRCLEACPMGLEPDQVSVRVEAGRSLETAPFGAHECYECGCCTYVCPADRPLVQFMQVAKSALRRVAGHGV, from the coding sequence ATGCCCACCACCGTCCTCCGCGAGCTCCACACCTTCGGCCGGGGCGGCATTCACCCGGACCCGCACAAACAGGCCACTTCGTGGCGTCCGATCGAGTCGCCGCCGCCGGCGGCGGAGGTGCGGCTGCCGCTCCTCCAGCACATCGGCGCCGCCGCCGAGCCGCTGGTCAAGAAGGGCGATCGCGTGCGGCGCGGGCAGAAGATCGCCGAGGCGGTGGACTCCGGTGCCCCGCTCCATGCCACCATCTCGGGCAAGGTCAAGCCGATCGAGAAGCACCCCCACCCGACGCTCGCGATGGCGCCGGCGATCGTCATCGCTCGCACCGACGATGCCGAGGCGGAGCTGGAGTTCCCCGAGGACTCCGACTGGCGCACCTGCCCGCCGATGGAATCCCTCGCCCGCATCCGCGAGGCCGGGATCGTTGGGCTCGGGGGGGCGGCGTTCCCGACCTGGCGCAAGCTCACCCTCCCGCCCGGCACGAAGGTGGACACGCTGATCGCCAACGGGGCCGAATGCGAGCCCTACCTGACCGCCGACCTTCGCGTGATGGTGGAACACGCGGGTGAAGTGGTGGAGGGCGCGTTGCTCATGGCGCGCATCGTCGGCGCCGCGCGCGTGCTGTTCGGGGTCGAGGCCGACAAGCCCCTCGCGATCCAGGCAATCCAGCAGGCGCTCGTTGAACGGAGGAGCGAAATCCCCGCCCGTGTGGTCCCCTGCGAGACGCGCTACCCGCAGGGCGCAGAGCGCCAGTTGGTGGCGGCGGTGACTGGACGCATCGTGCCGTCCCGGGGGCTGCCGACCGCGGTGGGGGTACTGGTGCAGAACGTGGCGACGGCGGTCGCGGTGCACGACGCGGTGCGGTTCCGTCGGCCGCTGCTCGACCGCGTGCTGACCGTCACCGGGCCTGGAGTCGTCACCCCGCGCAACCTGCGGGTGCCAATCGGCACGCTGCTCGGCGAAGTACTGGCCTCATGCGGCGGAATGACGGAGGGCGCCAACCGGATCGTGGCGGGCGGGCCGATGATGGGCCGCACGCTGCCGCGTCTCGACGTGCCGGTCACGAAGGGCATGAACGGGCTGGTGGTGCTCGAAGGACGCGGCCCGCTCATCGACGGCTACGGTCCGTGCATCCATTGCGGGCGCTGCCTGGAAGCCTGCCCGATGGGCCTGGAGCCCGACCAGGTGTCGGTGCGCGTCGAAGCCGGCCGCTCCCTCGAAACGGCACCCTTCGGCGCTCACGAATGCTACGAGTGCGGCTGCTGCACCTACGTCTGTCCGGCGGACCGGCCGCTCGTGCAGTTCATGCAGGTGGCCAAGTCGGCGCTGCGGC